Part of the Ciona intestinalis unplaced genomic scaffold, KH HT000070.2, whole genome shotgun sequence genome is shown below.
GGTTATTTCTGACACCAGCCCCGCGGCGAAGCTGTAGCGATGTCActgctctgtgacgtcatacaggAGTCGCGACCGAGAATTGTTTTGCACTGGATTGAATTTCAATTCATCCTATAAGCAGGAACAGGCAAGTTTGGCATTTATACGTTAAAACAGCAGCTATAGGATATGCATGCAAAATGTTTCAGCTTTCTGTTGATAGTTTTACCTGTATTTTTACAAGCAAAGAggtatatacacattttaaTACATGTCTATCAATTGTAtgattatagttttaaatgcaTGCACGATTTTGCTATAATGCCTAGATAAAGAACTTGATTTAAAATGCATGAACGCCTTTGCAGTAATAGATATAGATACAGGACTTTGTTTTTGCGGCGTAGAATGCTATATAGTATATGCTATATTATAGCGTTTGCAGCGCATGTATTTAAGTTACTTTCTTTATAGTGTTTTAGGTTCAGTGAAACCTTTATCCATAAAATTTCAACGCTCTTCGTGATGATAAGGCTATATCATTatgtaaatagttttatttactactaaatttaAGGGGGAAAGTTGAATGAAAacatcccattttaccccaacctaccatatgttaaaaatatgtgtttgtaCCGACTTTACCGTATATGTTTAACATAGTAGGGAGAAGCGACACACGGCCGGATTGTgttatgaaaacatacaagttCCCTGTATGATGCAAGCGCCAAGCCAAAATCCATTTTGCGTATTTTTTCCGTCTTTATGTACAAGGTAGGACACTTCTGCATGTGCATacgtaaaaaaattaaaaatctactaaaataaaattaattaaaacgctTTATCATTTAGTACAACTTATCGGTATATAAGTCTTCGATGTTTGGTTTAATGGGCAATACCTTTTACACAATACTTTTCGATAAATAGGCTTGCCTActtattgtttataacacgtaTTGTCGATGGCCGTCTTTctgtaaattacttttttttctgatgttttaattaaaacggtCTTTCTTTTTCATTGATCAAAACGATACATATGAAACAGTTAcatatgttaatttatttttaccccacagtgaaCGTCAAATACCGGGCAATTGCACTCGTTCTGTAGAAACTTGTTGTTCTGGCTTCGTTCTACAAGGACGGCAATGCGTTCGTGCATGTaagtaaaagtattttttaatcaaatatagagatatagtagggtaaaagaagtttgacatttttatcctttttttcttcttatttggttgtaaacaaagaatatttaccaaattctataaccgtagcctcacgactctaaaagagcgttggtaattgttcaaaactcgATTGGGAAACTAGGGGTTTGTATTTTACACATTCCTGTATCTCTATTACCCCGTGGCTCGAtctaatacattttttttcacttcAGCCGTGGTTCGCAAAAGCTCGGCCGTGTGCACGGGGCAACACATTTTATGGTCACGTGTCGGGACTATTGTTTCGCCAAATTACCCTAACGGGTATCCCCCTAACCAGGACTGCATTTGGCAAATAAATGGGCAAAGAGGTTTTAGAATAGAAGTCCGAATCTGGAACCTACGACTCGAACCCCCAAGGTATAGTTTATAAATCTAAACTCTTTACCACGTTAGTATCTTTATATAGTTGCACAAATTACAAGTTTTTCAGTCTGGCGCCGTAGCACATCAGCTAGCGCTTGCCTATAAGCTAGAGGCTATTGGCTCGTCGCTGCTGGCGTTGTTGGATGTATGTGTCTTTTGGCAGggcacttaacgacaattgctccaaaccagtggtcactaatgggttgtctaactGGTCaaacatacagaaaaaataatcactcactaAGTAACATGCATGATAACCTATAAGCTAGCACGAGacatatgaaacagaacacccgtgaaAAATCAACCGacttttccccaccctacaagaataaagttacattctttcatttcTTCATACAGGAGCCTCTGCTTAGGATGTGTACTAAGTTGTAttgacaaagttacattatttGACTTGAGTGGTAACCCTACCATGACAAGATCGTACTGTGGCACTGAATACAACGTACCCACCTATGTGTCATATGTAGGACAGGTGTATGTCCGTTTTGTAAGTGACAGTGTGGGAGGTTTTGGTGGTTTTTCAATCTCTTATAATAACGTTGGTGGTATCGCAACAACAGCAATTCctacaacaacagcaacaacagcaacaacagcaattcctacaacaacaacagcaacaacagcaacaacagcaacaacagcaacaacagcaacaacagcaacaacagcaacaacagcaacaacagcaacaacagctACAACAACAGCTGTAACAACTGAAGAAGGTGTAACAAGAGGTATGCTTATACAACTCAGATAgaataagtaaaatatttttaagcatGCATAACATTGAGccaatgggccaactctgacatGCTCGCTGTAGAAatatatcaacaaaaaaagaatgaaaatctGGATCATCttatcccaacctactattttcttttttgacatttttaataaccccaaaaaatctgttaaaaaattcctttaaaaaaagggaaaaattatggatcattttaccccaacctactttattttcttattgacatttttaacaatcacTCGCTATGCGagcataaaaaagtttttaacattttttgacatttttactgctttaacattttttgacatttaaattgacatttttaacGCTGCTCGCTATGCgagcataaataagttatattttttcatttacagGTGTTAACAACATCTTTATTGTTTTGGGTGTAaaaccattttatttaaaattttatttcttttttctgttttatccatAAAGGTACTTATTAATTTTTCTAGCTCTTTCTCTTTCGGGGTTCTGCTTTGGGGAGCATGTCCCAAAAAACTGCACCACCTTCTGCAATGAACAATGTGTTGGTGGTCGGGTTGTGAATCCTGCATGCCAAGAACTTAGTGTATGTCTCCCTGGGTGTGGCTGCCCTGCAGAGAGACCAGTTTATCAAAACACTAGATGTTTAACCAGGGAACAGTGTAGAGCACGTAAgaatttgttttgaataattgtaacttgctttgtccTTATGTGAccggaaaaacgacagttgttataacatgggtgttctgtttcacacatcttGTGTGTAAGAAACTAAATGAATTCTatcatgaggtatatgaatacaccatgcatGCCTAGTGTATAAGAACACATCGTTCCTATTCAacagcgagcacaaggtgtataaatacaccatatgtgttaGGTATATTTGTCAATAAGAAGAAACAATTGTTATATTTGACAGTGACCATAAAGGATATATATACACCCCCAATGTATAAATTACTCTtaagaaataatgaaaaacactATAATTCTAGTTTTAACATTACAGAGTACTGCGATGGTGGTATGGTTTACACAACATGCATGCCTCGCTGTACAGCAACTTGTGCAAATGCAGACAACTTGCCTACTACATGCCAAACCCAACCTGACCAGTGTATAGCAGGCTGCAAGTGTCCAGACAACTTACCAATACTAAATGATGGTTTATGTATACCAAGAGCTCTATGCCCAACACCAACTGGTAAATTTTATGTGTCTTTCATTTCTACTGTAAATGTGTTTGGTTTTGTGCATTTCTGGTTATATGGCTCAGTGGTTAagtgcttgcattgtaactaaAAGGTGCCAGGTTCAATGCCCAGCACTGATACCTATACTGTAAGGCCTATGTGtcctttaacccagtggtcactaagcACCTTGATTGTCCTTGACTATTGGGTGCAATACACATTAACTGGAACTCTTTCTTACACTCTTATCCATTGTGTGTTttagcaactgttgttttctgttgATATCCTCCTCTTTGTTCCATAAATAACCTAATTTTTACTGTTGTTTTCGTAAAAATGAGTAAGTTTATGctaacagttttttatttatttttagttgaaCCTATTCAATGTGGAAAGCAATATTTACTTCACCAAGTCAGGATTGTTGGCAAGTACTAAGCATTTCTTTTCTATCTACTGTatctagtttataaattaCAACAATTTTCTAGCGCCTTTACACGATGTAAGttatacttaaaaataaaccccaaaaaagagaaaaattatTTCCTTTAAAGTtacgtatgtggtaactggAAACCAaatatgaggtgtatgaaacaaaacacttgcgTTGTAATGACTGTTGCTGCCCCACCATGCAGGTGtaaataggttttattttttcattcacaGATGTTTACAACATCTTTATCGTTTTGGttgtaaaatcattttatttaaaacgttaTTTCTTTTTACTCTTTTATCCAGAAAGGTactttaacaactgttattttaccATTACTACACACCTTTTGCTCTTCTGAACTTCCCAGTCTTAGTTATCGtgacttaaaaacaaaataaattttatttatctttattgtATAGGTGGTGAGACTGCAAATGAAGGCTCATGGCCGTGGGCAACACAAGTTCATAAAGGAATACCAAGGACTTTTCAATGTGGTGGCACGCTTATATGCTCTGGATGGGTTCTTACTGCAGCTCACTGCTTTTTATCGGAACAGGGATATTCTTTAGAGTAAGAGCTTCGACTTAGTTACATAACTGTTTATCTCTTGATTATGAATGATTGTAATTGCTTTATCCGCGTGtcccgaaaacgacagtcattataacatctcataccagcttacgagttactacatatgtaactttgtaggtaatcacttttttatattgtatggctgacaatataGACTatccattagtaaccactaaATTGGAGAAATGTCTTCGACGATAAGcgaaagaataaaacaatgcacaataataaaaattcttGATAAAGTGACAAAATGACAGTTCTAAAAATACTCTAATGGTTAAAAATGTACAAAGTTATTTGGGTAAAAATAAGCTAGTACATCATGTTTATAACagaaatatgtattttactttttattgcaGTTTACAACACATGAATGTATATTTAGTGAAAATAGGAAAATTTAGAAGATCCAATGAACCAGACAGACAAACAGTGGTAAGACAGATTTAATAAACCTATCCTGATATTAGTAGAATACATATGAATATAGTGTGAAATGTATTGGTTTGCATTAATTTACTGtaattatttgtaatttttcacAATCTGTAgtaatttaatacaaacttatttttttttttataaatctaaaactgtatttaatagtaaaaagaagtcattaattttaaatgaatgaataaactaTTGTTActtaaaacagttgttaagaCATGGGCGTTCTGTTTATACACTTGTGCACAATTACGAGTTACcgagtatgtaactttgagtGACAAGTTTTTTCTGTACATATTTTGTCAATTCCACTTTCTTTTCAGAGCCAAGTACCTGAACGTATTGTTGTACACGAttcttatgacgtaacaagaaacattcatgACATCGCGTTAATAAAGCTTAGAACTCCAGTTGAAATGTCAAACACTATACGACCAGCATGCTTGCCTCGGCCATCAACCTATCTACCCTCTATGGGGACTTCAATATGGGGCCCCCCTTTTGGTTCACACTGTTATGTTGTGGGGTGGGGGTCAACACGCAGtaagtgtatgaataaataaatcttgttttatgCATGTGTACACTTTCAATAACAATTGTTAAACcttaggtgttttgttttatccaTTTCGTTCTTAACAGCTGCTGTTTAATAAGATGATGTAAGACTAGAGAAtgatgaaacttatttattctaataTTCTTTACTTAGACCGTGGGCCTACAAATGAATATTTGAAGCAAGCCAGGCTACAAGTGAAACTAAACAATGTTTGTCAAAGACTCTACATGTATTACCGACCAAATATCAACATGTGTGTGGGGGGTGATGGAGATGATACTTGTAGGGTGAGTCGTTTTTATTGTCTTTTCAatattaccatttttttatgtatttctttGATTATAACCTTTTATGTATCTCTTTGAGTGGAGTCACTAAAATCTGATTAATTAGAAAACAAGAGAAGGATATTACTGAAATAACTTCTCTAGCAGTATAGCTACtcgtaaagttacatacaaggtaaTTCGTatgctagcacgaggtgtataaaacagaacacctgtgttataatgactatcgtTTTCGACAACGTGCGGATGAATAGGTTACATGTATTCAATCACAACACAAATTCTTATACTACAGGGCGATAGTGGAGGACCTTTAATGTGTAAGCATGGTGACAGATGGTATGTTGATGGCATTACAAGTTATGGTAGAAGATGTGGTGTTGTTGGAGAACCTGGGGTTTATACACGAGTTACCTCATTCAGTTCCTGGATTCGGACAATCACTGGAAATACGTGTGGACATCCTGACACTGTGTGGACTCCAGGAACAAATTAAAGATGTTACTAGATTAATTGTATGGTTTTATCGAAGCTTTTTATGTTcccacttttaaaataaagataacaTAAAAGAAAAGAGTTTTTATGATGTGTAAGCCACGCAGTATATAActtttgttggtttaaaaagtaattatgttattgttgttaCATTACTCAAACACAAGGTCTACAACACAGTCAGGTTCAAAATTTAGGTAAAAACCGAAAAGAAGTCAATTCTGTAAAGCTATAGTATCAAAACTGTTGTGTTGTATTAAGCAATGACAAGACGGTTAGttagttttatttggtttaggaccattaaaaagtatttaaacgATTTACCCCTGTTATAAAATTTAGAAGTCCTGATGAAGGGAAATACCCTTATTTTGTCAACAACAATTTATGTTACGTTTTTCTTGCATCATTGTTTTAGTCAGCTTTTAAAGTAACTGTCCCTGTAGTTCCAAAAAGTGAAATACTGCAGAAGATTGCACAgcaaacaaaatgaaatttaaagaCTTTTTTGATAGCGTTTTCAACTCGAGATTTAACGACGAAAGCACAGATCGAAATTACAATAGGTATGATGTTTttacaacaactttttttggCGGCAAAACATATTGTATGTTGTTTACAAGTATTTCACAgtttaaacagtatttaatGTGTATTTACACCACGAATTCGGCAGAACTCATGAATGGTGCTTTTATAAGTGTATTGCCCACTATTCTTTACctaaaaatgtaagttaaatTAGTTGCAGTGACCATTCATTGAAGTACTGAaccatatataatatgaatgtACATCCACTACCATTGCACTTTGTGTTGAAAGTTAATTCAATgcatataacttactttatcccccgtggccggaaaacggaattttttttttatttaattaaggTAATAGAAAACATTAGaggatgaaacagaacacccatgttaactGTGGTAActctatgcgaggataaaaaatacACTTCAATCATTGCATTTAGAGAAGACCAATGGTTTCCAACACATAATGACGAAAATGATGATTTTAATCAAGAAGGATCTCATTTCTTCTTCTCCGATCCATTTAACCGCGATGGTTTTGACAACCTCTTTACCACAATGGAAAAAATGATGGGAAGTTTTAATCGGAATATGAACAGTTTTCCAGCACTGCCATATCAAGATGAAGGTATTAGCTTTATTgcagtttttaattaagtcTTTTacaatgtaatgtttttttgtgttgccTGGTATGAAGGAATGAAAgtagcttgctttatcttgggtgcacaaaatattgtgttctgttttatacacctcgtgcctgctcaCAAGTTGCAacatatgttacttatttatcctcgcgtggcgggcaacgagagtcgttataccatggatgttctgtttcatacaccccgtgccagtttttcctgcattttaaaatctttgaaAACAACTTTTGTATCCCAATCAAAAACCTCTAAAACACTGGTAAAGGGTAATAGGGCAGACTTGTCTAAATTATCTGCAATATCACAGGAAATTACCAGCATGAAAATAATTCAACTGGAAAACCAAAGCGATCTCTCAGAgaccaaatattaaaaaatcccAGCCATGAGGATCATACTCCATCTCTAAGAAGAGAAAACTCTCAGATACCAAGTCATCCAGGAACTTCTAGAGATTTGGATTCTCTGGTAAACTGTTTGTCTTGGTCTGGTAAAGATTTAGCCAGTGGTTCTttatgggttgttcaaattgtcacccattcaatacaacaacaaaaaactatAGAGAattagataaataaaaattaaatatctttattttatttgcagttTTCTGACTTCTTTTCTGCCCAATCATTTTCCCCTTTCTTTCAAAATGGTCCACCAGCAATACAAGAAGACACTGGTAAGACATAAGAAACTGTTAAATACACAGCTTATGAAGACAGTAGATGTAATAAACGTACCATAAAActctttaaaatgtaaaatcttttaaaaaaatgtaaaccaatcaaaaaactttaaaacattttaattaaaatatttttgttctgATTGTAACTCAACATTATTATGATATTTTCtctttaatgttatttttatgttaagaTTTGGACGCAGATGTGGGGGAAAAGGGGTTAGAATCGATATTGGATAAAGATAATGGGGTGGGGAGGGGATCTACCTTTTCACCCATGCCCCAATTTCACGGTCGGCAAGAAACACGGTCAACAATAAGAAGAAGTGACGGGGTaattttttcttaatattgtttatgtttagaagtcaattttaattttttaaatcaattttccaaataaaatatattttattcttttgttttgaatgtttttttatcattttttttctaaaaatgatGCGTTCTAAATCATGGACAAAATTCGAAAATACATGAAACACATGAGAGAAAAGCTATAATGAGTAAGCacgtattaaacaaaatagcatattattatttaaccCTTCTaagtaagttgtttttaaattatttatcccaATTAAAAAACGGCCCCCAATTTTATCTTGCAGTCCTCTGAGACAAGAATAACAAAGAAAGATTTTCACGGCAACGAGGAAATAACTGTGATTACGGAAACACCAGATGGCAGTAGACACACAGTAACAGAACGTAAAAATTCCGATGGGTCAACTCAAGAAAACAGTACGTTGAAACTTAAcaaattagttttgtttatttatcaataaataaagcattgtttgtttttgttataagTCTGAAAGAGATATACTgctttgatatttttttttatttttaggccAAAGTTTTGGTGGACAAGAACACAGCAATGACTTGTACAATCCAAAACCTTTTTCGTTGTTTaacaatctttttaaaatgtttactaaGTAATTAATAATGCAGGGTTATATTGTAGTTGTATTCTTTACAGTACTGTGTGCAAAATGTgtcttatttatttcttttgatCTATGTTTTTTTCCATTGGCAAATTGTTAAAGTTGGTGTAAAATTTGCTTGTACAAACAGTTTAACTATGTGGGATGTATTTATTTGCTGATTATGGCTCTGAGCAGTAGTGctaccagaaaaaaaataatgtgaaaagggtttcaaagttaatttttttttatttgcttggatttttaatttattttaaaatggaaaGTTTTGACCCCAGTACACCCCCTGGCTGCGCTACTGGCACCAAGGGTTGCATATGACTTTAATTATGGTTTGGAATGTCTAGTGTACTATGTGCATGGTGTTAGCTTTATTATGTCGGGgtgaaattaaattattgtgACAAGTGTATATTACAGctacaacattaaaaacacaacaagaaagttcttgtattttttgaatgttgcaatttaaatttttttattctggcttgccggggcaatgacagttgtaaaacatgggtgttttgttccatacaccttgtgcatgCTTACAggttatcacatatgtaacttgagtaattattttgggggcattttttaaatgtatagcTGAAAAATTATGCAGCCTATGAGGgaccaccgggttggagcaatttcttCTTTTATACTAGACAGCACACGCATTTAGAATCCTGTACAAACAGAAACTGACAAAGTGTTTTACAGTAACTagaagtttaatattttatgcatGTTTTTTGAGTAGGAAATTTTACAACTAATTAAACTCATGTAGCAGGCAGTGTATTTCAAAGTTCGGTTTCATAAAATACTAGaaattttaatgaatgtaactagttacatttaaattacatctgcagtttcaaattttatatatgtagtacGTTTGAAGAACTGTGACATTggtataataattaaaacacctTTAGAATTGGCGGCACAGAACATTGAAACCACAACTGTGAGTACTTCTCAtttatacttgtttttttttttataatgtaaccAAAAGTGGAATTTTAGGACTAGAGaataaatgtgacttatttatctttatgtGGTGGGACAAtcgcagttgttataatatggATGTGCTCACCGCTTTGCCACAACGTCCgaactttttttattgcaatctgggtttaaaatgataattttttttttattttggatgaataaatgaatttttattGGAGTGATATTTAATGAATTTCTTTCGTCTCTACGGTCGTGATAATGAAGACTTTATTCATAAtttctttaattaaattaaacttaaatatcaCTCTAATAAAGCTACAGTATAACATggttaaattatttacaattaattttattacagcaATTTCAGGTTAATGACTATTCTTCTTGCCTAGCCCGGTCATGCTTGTAACAAAATGGTACTCCTGAAACACTATCATCAAAGCAGCAATCTGATTAAAGTAAGAATAGTACATTTAGTAGTTTTTAGCATGTTTTtattgactgttgttttgttaaaaaagtaggaaattttggaatttttaaaaaacgtttgctcaagtagtttttaactcttaaacgtgtttttaacaactttcgttttgttgtcattttaattaacaattttatctttgctactgttttcaaagagataaacaatatttatgttatgtaaaaaaaattagtagcAAAGCAACAGATGTTAAAAACAGGTTAAACTACTAAGTAAAAGAGGAAAGCGAAAccattaactttttttagcagcctaaaaatattttttattaattaattttaatattttaccccAGTTTCTTTCACACATTGCTCTTGAGATGCCTGCCCAACCGCAGTTGACTCTTTGGTGCGGGTACCCACGGTCACAACGAACTAAAAGGAAACAGAATTTATTACCTGGCACTAttgcacagtggttagcgcacctgcctcaAGCTAagaggttacaggttcgaAGCTTggcgttgctaccattgtgggtgtgtgtTCTTGACCAAGACGCTTAACTGCAATTtgtctaacccagtggtcccttatgggttgtctaaatgtACAGGCATTCACTACTAAAATAATTAGCTACAAAGtcacatatgtggtaacttgttagcggtcacgaggtgtatgaaacagaatacccgtgttataaagactgtcattgccccgtcatgcaaggataaataagaaagaagcattcatttagtatttaaatatatcattAGGTTTCTATATAATCTCACCTTTATTATGAAAACACCATATTACTCCTGGTACAGATTcatcaaaacaacaatctgaaaatacaagaaagcaaagctctaatgagtaagcacatatttaaataattagcgCATTGGAATTAagagtaaataaatattttcttggtGTAGTATGCTTGtagttattaaaaattataatattagttgttttttgagcagttttaaattacttttcaCCTGTATGAATaaggtattttattataattgctAACAAAATAACCTATTTCACAAACTTAATAAGTGTGTATTGGGTCATATAACTACAGTGGACCTATCTTTTAGAAAACCATTATGCCCTTTTAAGCTATATGCTCAAGTTATTACTTTCAATTGATGCATTATGACCAATTTACCTGTTACTATGTTTTCAGATTTTTACATTGGCATTATAATCTATTCCAGAGCAAACACGCATGccctgcatacccatgttaggcgcctGCTTTGGGCCGTCATTGTAAAAGTTTGAGAATAACTAACCTTGATGATGTTCACACTCCCTCTTGCTAATACCACCCCACCCACAATTCTTTCTCTGCTGAGGATTGCCATTATCACAGTCTCTAGCTGCTGTTTCTGTTTAATGGTTAAATGTTAAGACCGATTCCGTAGCAAggttggttagcgcgcatgcCTCTAACCAAGatgttatgggttcaaggcttgtcggcatatgtgttcttggacaagacagTTGCTAAAGCCAtaggaggataaataattttattcattcaggtctacctatatatatatatatatatatatatagtagggggggaagatgggacacctttagcacacaatatccagatatcttaaacgtgttttgaacaattaataacggtttatgggagtcatgaggatttagttttataattctttaaatgttctttgtttactactaaatgggacgagaaaatagagttaaaaagtgtcctatcttcccccatcctactgtatatatactttgtaatttgtaatactttacattttgtttatcaaATCATACCTGCAATACATAGCATGCCAAGGAAAACCACCAGAAGAACAAATTTTGACAtttctttaactttataaCGCTTACTTGAAAAATACCTGTCAGAGAATTATTACTTGTATGCTGTTACTCTAATGCACtgcaaacatttatatttcagCAGCCAAAGCTTTCGAATGTGTTTACCAAATTAAGGTTTAATTAGTTCAGAAATGATTAACCTGTTTTTTGTGCAACGTGGTGGCTATTTAACATGTCGTGATAGAAGGCCGTGATGGTCATTAtctataattatattttgctCACGAACGTTTTCGTTCTGACCTAATGCGCAGTAGCGTTAGCGCCCGATCCAAATTCAACGGTCGCAAcaaatatagtactgcggggaaagatgggacacatttagcacatcaGCACATCCAAATATTcggatcctgttttaaacaactaacaacggtctgtggagttgtgaaaatacggttttatccttctttgaatattctttgtttactaccaaatggagcAGGAAAATAGATtgtaaacgtgtcccatcttcccccaccccacccaCGACAATGTTTACGCAGCAACCGCGGTAGGTATAACACATttgttctgtttcctacatTTCGTGCAcgctcacaagttaccacaaatacaatt
Proteins encoded:
- the LOC101243096 gene encoding trefoil factor 2-like — protein: MSKFVLLVVFLGMLCIAETAARDCDNGNPQQRKNCGWGGISKRECEHHQDCCFDESVPGVIWCFHNKVRCDRGYPHQRVNCGWAGISRAMCERNWDCCFDDSVSGVPFCYKHDRARQEE